Proteins encoded by one window of Orbaceae bacterium BiB:
- the dppC gene encoding dipeptide ABC transporter permease DppC codes for MKKETLSEEIISPEVAIVAPVPMTPRQEFWFYFKKNKGAVVGLVYIIIVVFLAIFANFVAPHAPAEQFRDALLAPPAWMEGGSWNFILGTDDLGRDILSRLIYGARLSLLVGCMVVIVSLVIGITLGLIAGYVGGFIDSLIMRVVDIMLALPSLLLALVLVAIFGPSIVNASMALAFVALPHYVRLTRAATLSEVNKDYVIASRVAGAGGLRQMFINILPNCLAPLIVQASLGFSNAILDMAALGFLGMGAQPPTPEWGTMLADVLQFAQSAWWVVTFPGLVILMTVLAFNLMGDGLRDALDPKLKQ; via the coding sequence ATGAAAAAAGAAACATTATCTGAAGAAATTATTTCGCCTGAGGTAGCTATTGTTGCTCCAGTCCCAATGACGCCAAGGCAAGAGTTTTGGTTCTATTTTAAAAAGAATAAAGGGGCTGTGGTCGGTTTAGTCTATATTATTATTGTCGTTTTTTTAGCGATTTTTGCTAATTTTGTAGCTCCGCATGCACCTGCTGAACAGTTTAGGGATGCCTTATTGGCTCCTCCTGCATGGATGGAGGGTGGTAGCTGGAACTTTATTTTAGGTACTGATGATTTGGGGCGAGATATTTTATCGCGATTGATTTATGGAGCTCGATTATCATTACTTGTTGGTTGTATGGTTGTGATTGTCTCTTTAGTGATTGGTATCACTTTAGGTTTGATTGCTGGCTATGTAGGCGGTTTTATTGATAGCCTAATTATGCGTGTCGTAGATATTATGCTCGCTTTGCCTAGCTTATTATTGGCGCTAGTATTAGTCGCGATTTTTGGACCCTCAATTGTTAATGCTTCAATGGCCCTTGCATTTGTAGCCTTACCGCATTATGTCCGTTTGACCAGAGCTGCAACCTTATCAGAAGTTAATAAAGATTATGTTATAGCATCACGAGTCGCTGGCGCGGGTGGTTTACGACAAATGTTTATTAATATTCTTCCGAACTGTTTAGCACCATTAATAGTACAAGCTTCTTTAGGCTTTTCTAATGCCATTTTAGATATGGCTGCTTTAGGATTTTTGGGCATGGGAGCTCAGCCACCTACTCCTGAATGGGGAACAATGCTAGCGGATGTGTTGCAATTTGCTCAATCTGCTTGGTGGGTAGTAACTTTCCCAGGCTTAGTTATTTTAATGACTGTGCTTGCATTTAATCTAATGGGTGATGGTTTGCGTGATGCACTTGATCCTAAATTGAAACAGTAA
- the dppB gene encoding dipeptide ABC transporter permease DppB: MFQFILKRLGIVGLTFIGITILTFVFVHLIPGDPVLILAGERGLSPERHAQLMSQFGLDRPLYVQYFDYLIGILHGDLGISFKSQIPIWDEFVPRFKATMELGVCAMIFAVCIGIPVGVLAAVKRGSIFDHCAISISLTGYSMPIFWWGMMLIMLVSVHFDLTPVSGRVSDVLFLDDSNPLTGFMLIDTWIWGEAGDFIDALEHLILPSIVLGTIPLAVIVRMTRSSMLEVLSEDYIRTARAKGVGRLRVILVHALRNAMIPVVTVIGLQVGTMLSGAILTETVFSWPGIGRWLIEGLQRRDYPVVQSGVLIVATLIIFVNLLVDVLYGIINPRIRHKK, encoded by the coding sequence GTTTAGGTATTGTCGGACTGACCTTTATTGGTATTACCATATTGACCTTCGTTTTTGTTCATTTAATTCCAGGCGATCCTGTTCTTATTTTAGCGGGAGAACGTGGGTTATCCCCAGAAAGACACGCGCAATTAATGAGCCAATTTGGTTTAGATCGCCCACTCTATGTACAATATTTTGATTATCTTATCGGTATTTTACATGGCGATTTAGGTATCTCCTTTAAGAGCCAGATTCCGATTTGGGACGAGTTTGTGCCAAGATTTAAGGCAACGATGGAGCTTGGGGTCTGTGCTATGATTTTTGCGGTTTGTATCGGTATTCCTGTCGGTGTATTAGCTGCAGTAAAGCGAGGTTCAATCTTTGATCATTGTGCGATTAGTATTTCATTAACAGGTTATTCTATGCCGATTTTCTGGTGGGGAATGATGTTAATTATGCTAGTTTCTGTGCATTTTGATTTAACCCCTGTTTCAGGACGGGTTAGTGATGTACTGTTTTTAGATGATAGTAATCCATTAACTGGGTTTATGCTAATTGATACTTGGATTTGGGGCGAGGCTGGTGATTTTATTGATGCCCTAGAACACTTAATTTTACCGTCTATTGTTTTAGGAACGATACCATTAGCTGTTATTGTTCGTATGACGCGTTCATCAATGCTTGAAGTCCTGAGCGAAGACTATATCCGTACCGCAAGAGCCAAAGGTGTTGGTCGATTACGTGTTATTTTGGTTCATGCGTTACGCAATGCGATGATCCCAGTTGTTACCGTTATTGGATTACAGGTTGGTACGATGCTTTCCGGTGCTATTTTGACTGAAACGGTTTTTTCATGGCCAGGAATTGGACGCTGGTTAATTGAAGGATTACAACGCCGAGATTATCCTGTTGTACAGAGCGGTGTATTAATTGTGGCAACCTTAATCATCTTTGTAAATTTATTAGTTGATGTGTTGTATGGCATTATTAATCCGCGTATTAGACATAAGAAATAA